The proteins below are encoded in one region of Engystomops pustulosus chromosome 8, aEngPut4.maternal, whole genome shotgun sequence:
- the ANKS3 gene encoding ankyrin repeat and SAM domain-containing protein 3, which produces MAELSDEASESEMLSRSLSMWYGEPLDGQELSLDIHTAASIGQYEVVQSCVRRRDVDLNQQNLGGWTPLMYASYIGHDAVVSLLLEAGVDVNCRTPGGQTPLMLAASCGNESVAYFLIQQGAEIEARDVRGWTALFHSTSAGHQRMLRFLLENRANADAKEPVYGFTPLMEAAASGHEIIVQHLLNHGVRVTETDHNGDTARMLAARYGHSRIVSLLDSHRSKGSRTHSRGSARHEDLSSSDESSSTPQRPRHPRKAKGPSIHDGPQALAKITAGGPSQGGPVPPQGYVTFNDVDYETGGSEDLRYRDVTSPINERDVESNGSSKEEGYTGSSEGICINTGVSSEASLESNEDSDPASETAARKHTKSFGKGRQRNGDAHTAPGPSHCRASTSLAEPNIPPYTGPKDLAELLEQIGCSKYLSIFQEQDVNLRIFLTLTETDLREVGITLFGPKRKMTSAIARWHSSARPPGDALEQAYADRLEAEMQELAIQLHKKCEETETLKGQVDQERELRAVAEGCLMEQETKSRALRCQIEATSKLATDVQRALAQLRSCQEELSLRMGKANTARARTPVCRPAGPQGSNVAPLKSYNMQELSMSLEESAVVLEKAMRALQENLEKMRTPDKGRHKWPDP; this is translated from the exons ATGGCAGAGCTCAGTGATGAGGCCAGTGAGTCGGAGATGCTGAGCCGCAGTCTGTCCATGTGGTATGGGGAGCCCCTGGATGGGCAGGAGTTGTCCTTGGACATTCACACAGCGGCCTCTATTGGTCAGTATGAGGtagtgcagagctgtgtgcgcaG GAGAGATGTGGATCTGAACCAGCAGAACCTGGGTGGATGGACCCCTCTCATGTACGCCTCATACATTGGCCATGATGCTGTGGTCAGCCTGCTCCTGGAGGCGGGGGTGGATGTGAATTGTAGAACCCCCGGTGGGCAGACGCCCCTCATGCTGGCAGCGAGCTGTGGGAATGAAAGTGTTGCTTACTTCCTGATCCAG CAAGGCGCTGAGATTGAGGCGAGAGATGTCCGTGGCTGGACCGCCCTATTCCACAGCACCAGCGCCGGGCACCAGCGGATGCTGCGATTCCTATTGGAAAATAGAGCCAATGCAGATGCAAA GGAACCGGTATATGGATTCACTCCTCTGATGGAGGCTGCAGCTTCAGGACATGAGATCATTGTCCAACATTTACTGAACCAT GGGGTGAGAGTCACTGAGACTGACCACAATGGAGACACTGCCCGCATGTTAGCCGCCCGCTACGGCCATTCCCGGATAGTCTCACTGCTGGACTCCCATCGGTCCAAGGGATCTCGGACTCACAGTAGAGGATCAG CACGTCATGAAGACCTCAGCTCATCAGATGAATCCTCCTCTACCCCCCAACGGCCAAGGCACCCACGGAAGGCTAAAGGTCCCAGTATACATGATGGCCCCCAAGCCCTGGCCAAGATAACTGCTGGTGGTCCCAGCCAGG GTGGTCCGGTTCCTCCTCAGGGTTATGTTACATTCAATGATGTGGATTATGAAACTGGGGGGTCCGAAGATCTAAGGTACCGTGATGTCACCTCCCCCATCAATGAGCGCGATGTAGAGAGTAACGGAAGCAGCAAAG AGGAGGGTTACACCGGTAGCAGCGAGGGGATATGTATCAACACTGGGGTGAGCAGCGAGGCCTCCCTGGAAAGCAATGAG GACTCGGATCCAGCATCAGAAACTGCTGCCAGAAAACACACCAAGTCATTCGGCAAAGGGAGACAGCGCAATGGAGACGCCCATACTGCCCCAGGGCCTTCACACTGCAGGGCGTCCACCTCACTGGCAGAACCAAATATCCCACCATATACAGGGCCCAAG GACCTGGCAGAACTTCTAGAACAAATCGGCTGCTCCAAGTACTTGTCCATCTTCCAGGAGCAGGACGTGAATCTCCGAATTTTCCTTACCCTTACTGAGACCGACCTGCGGGAAGTGGGCATCAC TTTATTTGGACCAAAGAGGAAGATGACGTCAGCCATTGCCCGCTGGCACAGTTCTGCCCGTCCCCCAGGAGATGCCCTGGAACAAGCCTATGCTGACCGGCTGGAGGCGGAGATGCAGGAGCTGGCCATACAGCTTCATAAGAAGTGCGAGGAGACGGAGACCTTAAAGGGGCAGGTGGACCAGGAGAGGGAGCTCCGAGCTGTAGCGGAGGGCTGCCTGATGGAGCAGGAAACTAAATCCAGGGCCTTACGCTGCCAGATAGAAGCCACCAGCAAACTGGCTACTGATGTACAGCGGGCACTGGCCCAGCTCCG GAGCTGCCAGGAGGAGCTGTCGCTGCGGATGGGCAAAGCCAACACTGCGAGGGCAAGGACCCCTGTGTGTCGGCCTGCAG GTCCTCAGGGAAGTAATGTCGCCCCACTGAAGTCTTATAACATGCAGGAGCTCTCCATGTCCCTGGAGGAAAGCGCAGTGGTGCTAG AGAAGGCAATGAGAGCCCTGCAGGAGAACCTGGAGAAGATGAGGACCCCCGACAAGGGGAGACATAAATGGCCTGATCCTTGA